One segment of candidate division KSB1 bacterium DNA contains the following:
- a CDS encoding DUF4398 domain-containing protein, with translation MRAELSHAARRLITAGAAMVALFFVACADSPTDQLNRAENLLAELKSNGAEAYLKYELAGARQKLEEAKKFIRKNRFDLASEYLSSVCSTLDSCSVVFVQMRQDAEQKCQQMMVGLSSTIETLSQKMTSLPRQSYIDQNRYDIYTHRLRRFREEMGILEKLFAQQDFTTALQRSYRLDFQVKQSLTGLLSVEPIPERVTQKTMLKEELPKPFAASSGRPGSH, from the coding sequence ATGCGTGCAGAATTATCCCATGCCGCCCGCCGGTTGATTACAGCCGGCGCTGCGATGGTGGCCCTGTTCTTTGTCGCCTGCGCCGATTCGCCGACCGACCAACTGAACCGGGCTGAAAATTTGCTGGCCGAATTGAAGAGCAATGGCGCCGAAGCCTATCTGAAATATGAGTTGGCCGGCGCCAGGCAAAAGCTCGAAGAGGCAAAGAAATTCATCCGCAAAAACCGTTTCGATTTGGCCAGCGAGTATTTAAGCAGTGTTTGCTCGACGTTGGACAGTTGCAGCGTGGTCTTTGTGCAGATGCGTCAGGACGCCGAACAGAAGTGCCAGCAAATGATGGTGGGTTTATCCAGCACCATCGAAACGTTGAGCCAAAAAATGACCAGCCTGCCCCGCCAAAGCTACATTGATCAAAACCGATACGACATTTACACGCATCGTTTGCGCCGCTTTCGCGAAGAGATGGGCATCCTGGAAAAGCTTTTTGCGCAACAAGATTTTACAACAGCCTTGCAAAGAAGTTACCGGCTTGATTTCCAAGTCAAACAATCTTTGACCGGCCTCCTGAGCGTGGAGCCGATACCCGAGCGGGTAACGCAGAAAACGATGTTGAA
- a CDS encoding SLBB domain-containing protein, translating into MRKFIVVSIVIFSPLVQPSFAQTPKEKNAEPNRYLNPGSFETFDLLQDFYQQQARQQDKKNSPRSNAGSQDPAKLLTQIPGTFPLEGPIDPAEYIVGPSDVLAVTIGGVAPFSHTAAVTPEGTFVIPLVGEVTVAGSTLLEVKKDVRNVMRKRYKTAEVGVHLLALRTFKVSVVGAVTNPGAYTVTPVDRVDYVVGLANRNESDVNATAETPAVSFKPATKSPLPISRRNIKLFRVKSDTINIDLVRYQTTGDTRYNPYLRDGDVIFVPAENLPGNSVGIYGGVRQPGVFEFHPGDSLQALLRMAQGPTALANLEHVEIVRFLPDGRQQEIIHFNLKAGQNGHTPDMALQRNDRVFIRENPELRKERMIRISGAVARPGEYALVHERNMLSEMIERAGGFNADASIAESKVIRTYKNPDAQLKNPDYARLLEMRLTDLKTEDRDYFNYEAALKRGFVAVDFARLFNHHDKAADVEVWDGDEIYVPTLRQTINVFGQVINPGYVTFVEGMETRYYIEKAGGFSATADHNKVRILKRETNAWLKPGEAKLEPGDQIFVSRKMPRPASTYFNAVRDILQTTASLATVYLLYRQVTK; encoded by the coding sequence ATGCGGAAGTTTATCGTTGTCAGTATCGTCATCTTTTCTCCTTTGGTTCAGCCGTCTTTCGCCCAAACCCCAAAAGAAAAAAATGCCGAACCCAACCGTTATTTGAATCCGGGCTCTTTTGAGACATTCGACCTGTTGCAGGATTTTTATCAACAACAGGCTCGTCAACAAGACAAGAAAAACTCCCCTCGCTCCAACGCCGGATCACAAGATCCGGCCAAATTGCTCACGCAAATTCCAGGAACCTTTCCCCTCGAGGGGCCGATTGATCCGGCGGAATATATCGTCGGGCCTTCGGATGTATTGGCTGTCACTATCGGCGGCGTGGCGCCGTTTTCGCATACGGCAGCCGTCACGCCGGAAGGAACATTTGTGATTCCGCTGGTCGGCGAAGTTACCGTTGCCGGCTCGACGCTGCTGGAGGTGAAAAAAGATGTTCGCAACGTCATGCGAAAACGTTACAAAACCGCCGAGGTCGGCGTGCATTTGCTGGCCCTGCGGACTTTTAAAGTTTCAGTGGTTGGCGCCGTGACCAATCCCGGCGCTTACACCGTCACGCCGGTTGACCGTGTTGACTACGTCGTAGGCCTTGCCAATCGCAACGAATCCGATGTGAACGCCACTGCGGAAACGCCGGCTGTTTCTTTCAAGCCCGCGACAAAATCGCCACTGCCCATCTCACGGCGTAACATTAAATTGTTTCGCGTCAAAAGCGATACAATCAATATTGATCTCGTGCGATATCAGACAACCGGCGACACGCGTTATAATCCGTATCTCCGCGACGGCGATGTGATTTTCGTGCCGGCGGAAAATTTGCCCGGCAACAGTGTGGGCATTTACGGCGGCGTGCGTCAGCCGGGCGTTTTTGAATTTCACCCCGGCGACAGCTTGCAAGCTTTGCTGCGCATGGCGCAAGGCCCGACAGCGCTGGCGAATCTCGAACACGTTGAGATCGTCCGCTTTTTGCCGGATGGCCGCCAGCAGGAAATCATTCATTTCAATCTTAAAGCCGGGCAAAATGGCCACACGCCAGACATGGCCTTGCAGCGCAACGACCGCGTTTTTATTCGCGAAAATCCGGAATTGCGAAAGGAGCGCATGATTCGCATCTCCGGCGCCGTGGCGCGGCCCGGCGAGTACGCCCTCGTTCATGAACGCAACATGCTTTCCGAAATGATCGAACGCGCCGGCGGTTTCAATGCCGATGCCTCGATTGCAGAATCCAAAGTCATTCGGACGTACAAAAATCCGGATGCGCAGCTCAAGAATCCCGATTACGCGCGCCTGCTCGAAATGCGGCTGACCGATCTCAAAACTGAAGACCGCGATTACTTCAACTATGAAGCGGCGCTCAAGCGCGGTTTCGTCGCCGTCGATTTTGCCCGGCTGTTCAATCATCATGACAAAGCCGCCGACGTCGAAGTTTGGGATGGCGATGAGATTTACGTGCCGACGCTGCGCCAAACCATCAATGTCTTTGGCCAGGTGATCAACCCCGGTTATGTCACCTTTGTGGAGGGAATGGAAACGCGCTATTACATCGAAAAGGCCGGCGGTTTCAGCGCCACCGCCGATCACAACAAGGTGCGCATCTTGAAGCGCGAGACCAACGCCTGGCTGAAACCCGGGGAGGCCAAGCTGGAACCCGGCGATCAGATTTTTGTGTCGCGCAAAATGCCGCGCCCGGCCTCGACATACTTTAACGCCGTCCGGGATATTTTGCAAACCACGGCCAGTTTGGCAACCGTTTATCTGCTCTACCGGCAAGTGACAAAATAA